In Variovorax paradoxus, a single genomic region encodes these proteins:
- the rsgA gene encoding ribosome small subunit-dependent GTPase A, with product MAKPGRRAAPAAAASAAKALQDGLVVASHGRHCLVETPTGERLICHPRGKKSQAVVGDRVHWQASEDEGTIEQVLPRRNLFYRQDEIRTKSFAANLDHVLILIAAEPEFSEHQLARALIAAEAERIQPIIALNKSDLVEPFERAWAKLAPYRRMHHGVLPLSLKASGEADYASLMKLLSGKSTLVLGPSGSGKSTLTNLLVPGASVLTQEISQALNSGKHTTTSTTWYWIDEARTTGLIDSPGFQEFGLNHIAPMQLAGLMPDIAEHANDCKFYNCTHLHEPGCGVIANVASADGTGAISASRYKIYGELFAELSQKRY from the coding sequence TTGGCTAAGCCGGGCCGCCGCGCCGCGCCGGCAGCAGCCGCATCTGCTGCAAAGGCACTCCAGGACGGCCTCGTCGTCGCCAGCCACGGGCGTCATTGCCTGGTCGAGACACCCACCGGCGAACGGCTGATCTGCCATCCGCGCGGAAAGAAGAGCCAGGCCGTGGTCGGCGACCGCGTGCACTGGCAGGCCAGCGAAGACGAAGGCACCATCGAGCAGGTGCTGCCGCGCCGCAACCTGTTCTACCGGCAGGACGAGATCCGCACCAAGTCGTTCGCGGCCAATCTCGACCATGTGCTGATCCTGATCGCGGCCGAACCGGAGTTTTCCGAACATCAACTGGCGCGCGCGCTGATCGCGGCGGAGGCCGAGCGCATCCAGCCGATCATCGCGCTCAACAAGAGCGATCTGGTCGAGCCCTTCGAGCGCGCCTGGGCCAAGTTGGCGCCGTACCGCCGCATGCACCACGGCGTGCTGCCGCTGTCGCTTAAGGCCTCGGGCGAAGCTGATTACGCCTCGCTGATGAAGCTGCTGTCGGGCAAGTCGACCCTGGTGCTCGGCCCCTCCGGATCGGGCAAGAGCACGCTGACCAACCTGCTGGTGCCGGGCGCGAGCGTGCTGACCCAGGAGATTTCACAGGCGCTGAACTCGGGCAAGCACACGACCACCAGCACCACCTGGTATTGGATCGACGAGGCCCGCACCACCGGCCTGATCGACTCGCCGGGCTTTCAGGAATTCGGTCTGAACCACATCGCGCCGATGCAACTCGCGGGGCTGATGCCCGACATCGCCGAGCACGCGAACGACTGCAAGTTCTACAACTGCACCCATCTGCACGAGCCCGGCTGCGGCGTGATCGCGAATGTCGCTTCGGCGGACGGCACCGGCGCCATCAGCGCGAGCCGCTACAAGATCTACGGCGAGCTGTTCGCCGAACTGAGCCAGAAGCGGTACTGA
- a CDS encoding 4a-hydroxytetrahydrobiopterin dehydratase, with product MSSMFKPKDWKSLPPRKALSATEIVAGLARLDGWKLTGDGADVAIEKTFTFANYFETIAFVNALAMVAHTQDHHPDLSVHYNRCVVRFNTHDVSGLSATDFDCARQADALVAAPAAAAA from the coding sequence ATGAGCAGCATGTTCAAGCCCAAAGACTGGAAGAGTCTTCCTCCCCGCAAGGCGCTGAGCGCCACCGAGATCGTCGCCGGCCTCGCGCGCCTGGACGGCTGGAAGCTCACCGGCGACGGCGCCGATGTGGCCATCGAGAAGACCTTCACCTTCGCCAACTACTTCGAGACCATCGCCTTCGTGAACGCACTGGCCATGGTGGCGCACACGCAGGACCATCACCCCGACCTGTCGGTCCACTACAACCGCTGCGTGGTGCGCTTCAACACGCACGACGTGAGCGGCCTGTCCGCCACCGACTTCGACTGCGCGCGCCAAGCCGACGCGCTGGTGGCCGCTCCGGCCGCCGCTGCCGCATGA
- a CDS encoding M48 family metallopeptidase, whose translation MSYSLIFTIAFAVALVAGLLVKFWLASRQVRHVARHRGTVPAAFAQTITLAAHQKAADYTIAKARFGLIEMAWGTALLLGWTLLGGLDMLNKLLLAWIGGGMVQQLALLAAFAAIGGLLELPFTLWQTFRLEERFGFNKMTWKLWLADTVKSTLLGAVIGLPIAALILWLMSAAGQLWWLWAWGAWMGFNLLLMLIYPTFIAPLFNKFKPLDDPTLKARVTALMKRCGFAAKGLFVMDGSTRSAHANAYFTGFGASKRVVFYDTLLRQLNAGEVEAVLAHELGHFKHRHIVKRLVAMFALSLAGFALLGWVSTQVWFYTGLGVQPNMAAPNSALALLLFMLAVPVFGFFVAPLPARLSRKHEFEADAYAVAQTSGADLSAALLKLYQDNASTLTPDPVFVSFYYSHPPASERLARMTAA comes from the coding sequence ATGTCCTATTCGCTCATCTTCACCATTGCTTTCGCGGTCGCGCTGGTTGCGGGGCTGCTCGTGAAGTTCTGGCTCGCCTCCCGGCAGGTGCGCCACGTGGCGCGGCATCGCGGCACCGTGCCGGCCGCCTTTGCACAGACCATCACCCTCGCCGCCCACCAGAAGGCGGCCGACTACACCATCGCCAAGGCGCGCTTCGGCCTGATCGAAATGGCCTGGGGCACCGCCCTGCTGCTCGGTTGGACGCTGCTCGGCGGGCTGGACATGCTCAACAAGCTGCTGCTGGCATGGATCGGGGGCGGCATGGTGCAGCAACTGGCGCTGCTGGCGGCTTTCGCGGCCATCGGCGGGCTGCTGGAACTGCCCTTCACGCTCTGGCAGACCTTCCGGCTCGAAGAGCGCTTCGGCTTCAACAAGATGACCTGGAAGCTCTGGCTGGCAGACACGGTCAAGTCGACGCTGCTGGGCGCGGTGATCGGGTTGCCGATCGCGGCGCTCATTCTCTGGCTCATGAGCGCCGCCGGCCAGCTGTGGTGGCTCTGGGCCTGGGGTGCGTGGATGGGCTTCAATCTGCTGCTGATGCTGATCTACCCGACCTTCATCGCGCCACTGTTCAACAAGTTCAAACCGCTCGACGACCCCACGCTGAAGGCCCGTGTCACTGCTCTCATGAAGCGCTGCGGCTTTGCCGCCAAGGGCCTGTTCGTGATGGACGGCAGCACGCGCAGCGCGCATGCCAACGCCTACTTCACCGGCTTCGGCGCCAGCAAGCGCGTGGTGTTCTACGACACGCTGCTGCGCCAGCTCAACGCCGGCGAAGTCGAGGCGGTGCTGGCGCACGAGCTTGGCCACTTCAAGCACCGCCACATCGTGAAGCGGCTGGTCGCCATGTTTGCACTGAGCCTGGCCGGCTTCGCGCTGCTGGGCTGGGTGTCGACACAGGTCTGGTTCTACACAGGCCTGGGTGTGCAGCCCAACATGGCGGCACCGAACAGCGCGCTGGCTCTGCTGCTGTTCATGCTCGCGGTGCCGGTGTTCGGCTTCTTCGTGGCGCCGCTGCCCGCGCGGCTCTCGCGCAAGCACGAATTCGAGGCCGACGCCTACGCCGTAGCGCAGACCAGCGGCGCCGACCTGTCGGCCGCGCTGCTCAAGCTCTATCAGGACAACGCGTCGACGCTCACGCCGGACCCGGTGTTCGTCAGCTTCTACTATTCGCACCCGCCGGCCTCGGAGCGCCTTGCGCGCATGACGGCCGCCTGA
- the orn gene encoding oligoribonuclease, translating into MPESLDPTPPAAVPTLKKSDQNLVWLDCEMSGLDPEKERLLEIAVVVTGPDLTPRIDGPVLVIHQSDVVLDGMDAWNKGTHGRSGLIDKVKASTLDEAAAEQQLLEFIAKYIPRSGSPMCGNTIGQDRRFLVKYMPKLEAYFHYRNLDVSTLKELAKRWKPAAYSSFKKQQAHTALADVHESIEELAHYRETFLRLAD; encoded by the coding sequence ATGCCCGAATCCCTTGACCCGACGCCCCCGGCCGCCGTGCCCACCCTCAAGAAAAGCGACCAGAACCTGGTCTGGCTCGACTGCGAAATGAGCGGCCTCGACCCCGAGAAAGAGCGCCTGCTCGAAATCGCGGTGGTCGTCACCGGCCCCGACCTCACACCCCGCATCGACGGCCCCGTGCTCGTCATCCACCAGAGCGACGTCGTGCTCGACGGCATGGATGCCTGGAACAAGGGCACCCACGGGCGCAGCGGCCTGATCGACAAGGTCAAGGCTTCCACGCTCGACGAAGCCGCGGCCGAGCAGCAATTGCTGGAATTCATCGCCAAATACATCCCGCGCAGCGGTTCGCCCATGTGCGGCAACACCATCGGGCAGGACCGGCGCTTCCTGGTCAAATACATGCCCAAGCTCGAGGCGTATTTCCACTACCGCAACCTCGACGTCAGCACGCTGAAGGAGCTGGCCAAGCGCTGGAAACCGGCGGCCTACAGCAGCTTCAAGAAGCAGCAGGCGCACACGGCCCTGGCCGACGTGCACGAGTCCATCGAGGAACTGGCGCACTACCGCGAAACCTTCCTGCGTTTGGCAGATTGA
- a CDS encoding DEAD/DEAH box helicase, translating into MTDAFEAQGEFAPVQSATNNEFTAAVDTVSEAPILEALDAAAPEAAVAEEPAKPNGFIKLGLAPELIAAVADMGFTQPTTVQEKVIPIAMGEQAGGAQSARFVDLMVSSQTGSGKTAAFLLPVLHTLIKRQAEAEAEAKAEFQRLAAEAAARGEAVPKKPKRKDPTNARHFKAATPGALILCPTRELAQQVAHDAIELVRHCRGLRIANVVGGMPYQLQIARLQNADLVVATPGRLLDLQRSMQIKLDQVKFLVVDEADRMLDLGFADDLAEVNQLTIERQQTMMFSATFAPRIQQLATRVMREPQRVTIDSPQEKHANIKQVLFWADNAQHKRKLLDHWLRDTSINQAIVFASTQVECDGLANDLQQDGFSAVALHGALSQGLRNRRLMALRQGQVQILVATDVAARGIDVPTITHVFNFGLPMKAEDYTHRIGRTGRAGRDGLAITFAEFRDRRKIMDIEHYSRQQFKAEVVPGMEPQQRMPQSRPQGDFGGRGRDNHSRDRKFGGGGGGHRGGNGGGFGGGNSNYAGASGFNDRGSRAPGPRTGGFGGQNAGFGGGRDEGNGGGGYGRKPGWGDSAPRGGNGGGRGDFAPREGFAPRGNGAGHGGPGKVFVPRDAQKRAFKPSR; encoded by the coding sequence ATGACCGACGCTTTTGAAGCGCAGGGCGAGTTCGCGCCTGTGCAATCCGCTACCAACAACGAGTTCACCGCTGCCGTGGACACCGTTTCCGAGGCTCCCATCCTCGAGGCGCTCGACGCCGCCGCTCCCGAAGCGGCCGTGGCCGAAGAGCCCGCCAAGCCCAACGGCTTCATCAAGCTGGGCCTGGCGCCCGAACTGATCGCCGCCGTGGCCGACATGGGCTTCACCCAGCCCACCACCGTGCAGGAAAAGGTCATCCCGATCGCCATGGGCGAGCAGGCCGGCGGCGCCCAATCGGCGCGCTTCGTCGACCTGATGGTGTCCAGCCAGACCGGCTCGGGCAAGACCGCAGCCTTCCTGCTGCCCGTGCTGCACACGCTGATCAAGCGCCAGGCCGAAGCCGAAGCCGAAGCCAAGGCCGAGTTCCAGCGCCTGGCCGCCGAAGCCGCCGCCCGCGGTGAAGCCGTGCCGAAGAAGCCGAAGCGCAAGGACCCGACCAACGCCCGTCACTTCAAGGCCGCCACCCCCGGCGCCCTCATCCTGTGCCCGACGCGCGAACTCGCGCAGCAGGTCGCGCATGACGCCATCGAACTGGTTCGCCACTGCCGCGGCCTGCGCATCGCCAACGTGGTGGGCGGCATGCCCTACCAGCTCCAGATCGCCCGCCTGCAGAACGCCGACCTCGTCGTCGCCACGCCGGGCCGCCTGCTCGACCTGCAGCGCTCGATGCAGATCAAGCTCGACCAGGTCAAGTTCCTGGTGGTCGACGAAGCCGACCGCATGCTCGACCTCGGCTTTGCCGACGACCTGGCGGAAGTCAACCAGCTCACCATCGAGCGCCAGCAGACCATGATGTTCAGCGCCACCTTCGCGCCGCGCATCCAGCAACTGGCCACCCGCGTGATGCGCGAGCCGCAGCGCGTGACCATCGACAGCCCGCAGGAAAAGCACGCCAACATCAAGCAGGTGCTGTTCTGGGCCGACAACGCCCAGCACAAGCGCAAGCTGCTCGACCACTGGCTGCGCGACACCAGCATCAACCAGGCCATCGTGTTCGCGAGCACGCAAGTCGAGTGCGACGGCCTCGCCAATGACCTGCAGCAAGACGGCTTCAGCGCCGTGGCGCTGCACGGTGCCCTGAGCCAGGGCCTGCGCAACCGCCGCCTGATGGCGCTGCGCCAGGGCCAGGTCCAGATCCTGGTGGCCACCGACGTCGCTGCCCGCGGCATCGACGTGCCGACCATCACCCACGTCTTCAACTTCGGCCTGCCGATGAAGGCCGAGGACTACACCCACCGCATCGGCCGCACCGGCCGTGCCGGTCGCGATGGCCTGGCCATCACGTTCGCCGAGTTCCGCGATCGCCGCAAGATCATGGACATCGAGCACTACAGCCGCCAGCAGTTCAAGGCGGAAGTGGTGCCGGGCATGGAGCCGCAACAGCGCATGCCGCAATCGCGTCCGCAGGGTGACTTCGGCGGCCGCGGCCGTGACAACCATTCGCGCGACCGCAAGTTCGGTGGCGGCGGTGGTGGCCACCGCGGTGGCAATGGCGGTGGCTTCGGCGGCGGCAACAGCAACTACGCTGGCGCCAGCGGCTTCAACGACCGCGGTTCGCGCGCTCCCGGCCCGCGTACTGGCGGCTTCGGCGGCCAGAACGCCGGTTTCGGCGGCGGCCGTGACGAAGGCAACGGTGGCGGCGGTTACGGCCGCAAGCCGGGCTGGGGCGACAGCGCCCCGCGCGGCGGCAACGGCGGTGGTCGTGGCGACTTCGCTCCCCGCGAAGGTTTCGCGCCCCGCGGCAACGGTGCCGGCCACGGCGGCCCGGGCAAGGTGTTCGTGCCCCGCGACGCGCAAAAGCGTGCGTTCAAGCCCAGCCGCTGA
- a CDS encoding NAD/NADP-dependent octopine/nopaline dehydrogenase family protein: protein MKIAILGGGHGAYAAAADLSETGHEVRLWRRDAAALEPVVRAGSITLKDAAGAREVPIALATADIGAALKDAELIVIPTPAIAQHDIALAMAPHLVDGQVVFLPPGTFGSYVMARTVKDAGSRADVAWAETGTLPYLARKHGEREVNVTIRAIRLPTGVYPARKEAQAIEVIRRAYPSVHGCGDALSGALMNAGPVIHPPLMVMNAAPLQHFERWDIHNEGTQRAVRDVTDRLDQERIAVREAFGQGAPHYPLADHYNNDRWMYGDAHKQLVKSGDWRENIDLHTHRYITEDTELGLAFLASAARHAGVDAPIAHGLLAIVGGFLGRDLRQGPRTFESLGLSGLSATQLKQRLHDGE, encoded by the coding sequence ATGAAAATTGCGATTCTTGGGGGTGGTCACGGCGCCTATGCGGCCGCCGCCGACCTGTCTGAAACCGGCCACGAAGTGCGCCTGTGGCGCCGCGACGCCGCCGCGCTGGAACCCGTTGTCCGGGCCGGATCGATCACGCTGAAAGACGCTGCCGGCGCACGGGAAGTGCCGATCGCGCTCGCCACCGCGGACATCGGCGCGGCCCTGAAAGACGCCGAACTCATCGTCATTCCCACGCCCGCGATCGCCCAGCACGACATCGCGCTCGCGATGGCGCCGCACCTAGTCGACGGGCAGGTCGTGTTCCTGCCGCCGGGCACCTTCGGCAGCTACGTGATGGCCAGGACGGTGAAAGACGCCGGCAGCCGCGCCGACGTCGCCTGGGCCGAGACCGGCACCTTGCCTTACCTGGCGCGCAAGCACGGCGAGCGCGAGGTCAACGTCACCATCCGGGCGATCCGGCTGCCCACGGGCGTGTATCCGGCCCGCAAGGAAGCGCAGGCCATCGAGGTGATTCGCCGCGCCTACCCGTCGGTGCATGGCTGCGGCGACGCGCTCTCGGGCGCCCTCATGAACGCCGGCCCCGTCATCCATCCGCCGCTGATGGTGATGAATGCCGCGCCGCTGCAGCACTTCGAACGCTGGGACATCCACAACGAAGGCACGCAGCGCGCGGTGCGCGACGTGACCGACCGGCTCGACCAGGAACGCATCGCCGTGCGCGAGGCCTTCGGGCAGGGCGCGCCGCACTATCCGTTGGCCGACCACTACAACAACGACCGTTGGATGTATGGCGACGCGCACAAGCAGCTGGTCAAGTCGGGCGACTGGCGCGAGAACATCGACCTGCACACGCACCGCTACATCACGGAAGACACCGAACTCGGCCTCGCCTTCCTGGCTTCTGCCGCGCGTCATGCGGGCGTCGATGCGCCCATCGCGCATGGCCTGCTGGCCATCGTCGGAGGCTTCCTCGGCCGCGACCTGCGGCAAGGCCCGCGCACCTTCGAAAGCCTGGGCCTCTCCGGCCTGAGCGCAACGCAGCTCAAGCAGAGGCTGCACGATGGCGAATGA
- a CDS encoding 3-hydroxybutyryl-CoA dehydrogenase: protein MANEAALPRFAAVGAGRMGRGIAIAFAYAGHRISLIDLRPRGAEAWQRLLDEAKAEIEASLSGLAQLGVIDAAQIERIAARVDFVDAAAAPRALAAAELVFEGVPETIEAKREAFEHINRHCRDDAILTSTTSSILVTQLAAFVRLPERFLNMHWLNPAYVIPVVELSCHPGTDAAVLARTKALMEQIGKLPVVCGASPGYIVPRLQALVMNEAARMIEEGAATAEEIDKATRYGLGLRFAALGVVEFIDFGGCDILHHASREMSASLDKGRYTAPAIVGRMVEEGRLGLKSGSGFYDYEGRDIGAYRRDVLSRTLGELRHAGLWRAPADETQP from the coding sequence ATGGCGAATGAGGCCGCACTGCCGCGATTCGCCGCCGTCGGCGCGGGCCGCATGGGGCGGGGCATCGCCATCGCGTTCGCCTATGCCGGGCACCGCATCTCGCTGATCGACCTGCGCCCGCGCGGCGCCGAAGCCTGGCAGCGTCTGCTCGACGAAGCCAAGGCCGAAATCGAAGCCAGCCTCTCGGGCCTGGCGCAGCTTGGCGTGATCGACGCAGCGCAGATCGAGCGCATCGCCGCGCGCGTGGATTTCGTCGATGCCGCGGCCGCACCTCGCGCGCTGGCCGCTGCCGAACTCGTGTTCGAGGGCGTGCCCGAAACCATCGAAGCCAAGCGCGAAGCCTTCGAGCACATCAACCGCCATTGCCGCGACGACGCCATCCTCACCTCGACCACCAGCAGCATCCTGGTAACGCAGCTGGCCGCGTTCGTGAGGCTGCCAGAGCGCTTCCTCAACATGCACTGGCTCAACCCCGCCTATGTGATCCCGGTGGTGGAGCTGAGCTGCCATCCCGGCACCGATGCCGCCGTGCTCGCTCGCACCAAGGCGCTGATGGAGCAGATCGGCAAGCTGCCCGTGGTCTGCGGTGCGTCGCCCGGATACATCGTGCCGCGCCTGCAGGCGCTGGTGATGAACGAGGCAGCCCGCATGATCGAGGAGGGCGCCGCCACCGCCGAGGAAATCGACAAGGCCACGCGCTACGGCCTGGGCCTTCGCTTCGCGGCGCTGGGCGTGGTCGAGTTCATCGACTTCGGCGGCTGCGACATCCTGCACCATGCGAGCCGCGAGATGTCGGCATCGCTCGACAAGGGGCGCTACACGGCGCCCGCCATCGTCGGGCGCATGGTCGAGGAGGGGCGGCTGGGCCTGAAGAGCGGCAGCGGCTTCTACGACTATGAAGGCCGCGACATCGGTGCCTATCGGCGCGACGTGCTGTCGCGCACGCTCGGCGAACTGCGACATGCGGGCCTGTGGCGCGCACCCGCCGACGAGACGCAGCCATGA
- a CDS encoding alpha/beta fold hydrolase, whose product MTTIRRAFADLSVGQVHYAECGGHDARAVLLLHQSPRSWAEYRAVLPLLGAHRRAIAMDTAGFGDSSDGGVPASIEQWARVACELLDALGIAQVDVVGHHTGGVVAIELAAAFPDRVHSLVLSSTPYTDEPFRRARAQRPPIDEVAPSEDGSHLAALWRKRQGFYPAGRPELLEAFVLDALKVGRRVEEGHRAVASYRMEDRIGRITQPTLIVRATEDPFAAPHAVELQHHLPHARIVDIEGGMVPLPDQMPEAFARTVLGFLSDLP is encoded by the coding sequence ATGACCACCATCCGCCGTGCCTTTGCCGACCTGTCGGTGGGGCAGGTGCACTACGCCGAATGCGGCGGCCATGATGCGCGCGCCGTGCTGCTGTTGCACCAGTCGCCGCGCAGCTGGGCCGAGTACCGCGCAGTGCTGCCGCTTCTGGGCGCGCATCGCCGGGCCATTGCCATGGACACGGCCGGCTTCGGCGATTCCTCGGACGGCGGCGTGCCCGCGAGCATCGAGCAATGGGCGCGCGTTGCCTGCGAACTGCTCGATGCATTGGGCATCGCGCAGGTCGATGTAGTCGGCCATCACACAGGCGGCGTCGTGGCGATCGAGCTTGCGGCGGCGTTCCCCGATCGTGTTCACAGCCTCGTGCTGTCTTCGACACCCTATACCGACGAGCCATTCCGCCGTGCGCGCGCGCAACGCCCGCCCATCGACGAAGTCGCACCCAGTGAAGACGGCAGCCATCTCGCCGCGCTGTGGCGGAAGCGCCAGGGTTTCTATCCGGCCGGGCGGCCTGAGCTGCTCGAAGCCTTCGTGCTGGACGCATTGAAGGTCGGCCGTCGCGTCGAGGAAGGCCACCGCGCGGTGGCCTCCTACCGCATGGAAGACCGCATCGGCCGCATCACGCAACCCACGCTGATCGTTCGTGCCACCGAAGATCCCTTTGCCGCGCCGCATGCGGTGGAGTTGCAGCACCACCTGCCGCATGCCCGCATCGTCGACATCGAAGGCGGCATGGTGCCGCTGCCCGACCAGATGCCCGAAGCCTTCGCGCGCACGGTGCTCGGCTTTCTTTCGGACTTGCCATGA
- a CDS encoding quinone oxidoreductase family protein: MKAIRIHGFDAVPVLEEMADPAARPGRTLVRMAAATVGHIDRTVWRGSFLRHPPLPYTPGVEAAGIVVASERYEVGQRVWLRGSGLGTLFDGTWCECIDAPDEALGLLPDGVPMPLGAAFFSPTTSAWVALHEVAKLRAGEQVLVTGATGAVGSLVMQLALEAGCVATAVLPDAEPPPVASADLLIDTVGGDVLTKVLPSVRPGGRAVLVGYTAGPTLQLDIAHFLQRDVALLPLNMFRREAAGRAAAPELLARLADGRLHLDVKLFALADAALALDWIAQRGHRGRAVLVPRL, translated from the coding sequence ATGAAGGCGATTCGCATCCACGGCTTCGATGCGGTGCCGGTGCTGGAAGAGATGGCCGATCCGGCTGCCAGGCCTGGCCGCACTCTCGTGCGGATGGCGGCGGCGACGGTCGGCCATATCGATCGCACGGTGTGGCGCGGCAGTTTCCTGCGGCATCCGCCATTGCCTTACACGCCTGGTGTCGAGGCAGCGGGCATCGTTGTCGCGAGCGAGCGCTACGAGGTGGGTCAACGCGTGTGGCTGCGCGGAAGCGGCCTTGGCACGCTCTTCGACGGCACATGGTGCGAGTGCATCGACGCGCCAGACGAAGCACTCGGCCTACTGCCGGACGGCGTGCCGATGCCGCTGGGTGCCGCGTTCTTCTCGCCGACGACGTCGGCTTGGGTGGCATTGCACGAAGTCGCGAAGCTGCGCGCCGGAGAGCAGGTACTGGTGACGGGCGCGACCGGTGCCGTGGGTTCACTGGTGATGCAGCTCGCGCTCGAAGCAGGCTGCGTCGCCACGGCGGTGCTCCCGGATGCCGAGCCGCCACCTGTGGCCAGCGCGGACCTGCTGATAGATACAGTGGGCGGCGATGTCCTCACGAAAGTCCTGCCCTCCGTGCGGCCGGGTGGACGCGCCGTGCTGGTCGGCTACACCGCTGGCCCGACGCTGCAGTTGGACATCGCCCACTTCCTGCAACGCGATGTTGCGCTGCTGCCCTTGAACATGTTCCGGCGCGAAGCGGCAGGCCGTGCTGCCGCGCCGGAGCTGCTTGCAAGGCTGGCCGATGGCCGTTTGCATCTCGACGTGAAGCTGTTCGCGCTTGCGGATGCCGCCCTTGCCCTCGACTGGATTGCGCAACGCGGCCATCGCGGCCGGGCCGTTCTCGTGCCTCGCCTCTGA
- a CDS encoding MarR family winged helix-turn-helix transcriptional regulator, which produces MAESSPPSHRFVDDYLPALLAQASQLISSEFHEVARQQGFSVSEWRVMASLAGSEPLSIGQLAQVTVTKQPTVTRLLDRMESRGQVERLPHESDRRITLVRITREGLKAVEHLMELARDHERRVLEPFGLRRAEELKQTLRQMIELHVHVPVEGPEED; this is translated from the coding sequence ATGGCTGAGTCGTCGCCTCCTTCGCATCGCTTCGTCGACGACTACCTTCCGGCGCTGCTGGCGCAGGCCAGCCAGTTGATCTCCTCGGAGTTCCACGAGGTCGCGCGGCAGCAGGGTTTCTCGGTGTCGGAGTGGCGTGTGATGGCATCTCTTGCAGGCAGCGAGCCGCTGAGCATCGGCCAGCTCGCACAGGTGACCGTCACCAAGCAGCCGACGGTGACGCGGCTGCTGGACCGCATGGAATCGCGCGGACAAGTCGAGCGGCTGCCCCACGAAAGTGATCGCCGCATCACGCTGGTGCGCATCACGCGCGAAGGCCTGAAGGCGGTCGAGCATCTGATGGAACTGGCGCGTGATCACGAGCGGCGCGTGCTGGAGCCCTTCGGCCTGCGCCGCGCCGAGGAACTCAAGCAGACGCTGCGGCAGATGATCGAGCTGCACGTGCATGTGCCCGTCGAAGGGCCAGAGGAAGACTGA